One window of Leptospira yasudae genomic DNA carries:
- the nuoE gene encoding NADH-quinone oxidoreductase subunit NuoE — protein MSYKFSEESEKRFRKMLEVFPDKRSLILPCLYILQREHGFVDQEGMNYIAERLGDPISLAQVYGVATFYTLYNKKPVGKYHIQICGTSSCYLQGNDTIEKHLCEKLGIHLGQTTPDKKFTLEEVECLGACGYAPMVQINDDFYEQLTPEKVDQILSGLN, from the coding sequence ATGAGCTATAAGTTCAGTGAAGAATCCGAAAAAAGATTCCGGAAGATGCTGGAAGTATTCCCGGACAAACGTTCCCTGATTCTCCCTTGTTTGTATATTTTACAGAGAGAACACGGTTTTGTGGACCAGGAAGGAATGAATTACATCGCGGAGCGTCTCGGAGATCCGATTTCTCTCGCGCAGGTCTACGGAGTCGCGACGTTTTATACTCTTTACAATAAGAAACCGGTCGGCAAATATCACATCCAAATCTGCGGAACCTCGAGCTGTTATCTGCAAGGGAACGATACGATCGAAAAACATCTCTGCGAGAAACTCGGAATTCATCTCGGACAAACGACTCCCGATAAAAAATTCACTTTGGAAGAAGTGGAATGTCTCGGAGCCTGCGGTTACGCGCCGATGGTCCAGATCAACGACGATTTTTACGAACAGCTGACACCCGAAAAAGTGGATCAGATTCTAAGCGGCCTGAACTGA
- the nuoF gene encoding NADH-quinone oxidoreductase subunit NuoF, with product MAEMKLLTKYIDNPKSAELEFYESVHGYDGLKKALQMKPDDIITEVKKSGLRGRGGAGFPTGLKWSFIPKDIPKPKYIICNADEGEPGTFKDRKLIENLPHQIIEGMIIGAKAIGSNKGFFYIRGEFQKGARTMQKAIDEAYAKGYLGQNILGSGFDFDLILYEGAGAYICGEETALINSLEGRRGHPRLKPPFPAVSGLYRSPTVVNNVETFSAVPHILDKGADWYSKIGTEKSPGTRLFSVSGHVKRPGVYEIELGTPLLELVNDLCGGIVDDKPLKAIIPGGSSVPILTAEECKTANMDFESMAAHKTMLGSGAVIVLAEGTDIVETTYRFARFYAHESCGQCTPCREGTHWVRDILYKIREGEGTTQDIDLILSLSRNMEGGTTICPLSDACVGAVRPALQKFRAEFDARLKEKPEPVPDHPKRRKEDRIGETAGGQRTP from the coding sequence ATGGCAGAAATGAAACTTCTCACGAAATACATCGACAACCCTAAGTCCGCCGAACTCGAGTTCTACGAATCGGTTCACGGATACGACGGCTTGAAAAAAGCCCTTCAGATGAAACCGGACGACATCATCACCGAGGTGAAAAAGTCCGGACTCAGAGGAAGAGGGGGCGCGGGATTTCCGACCGGACTCAAATGGTCCTTCATTCCGAAAGACATTCCGAAGCCGAAATACATCATCTGCAACGCCGACGAAGGCGAACCCGGAACATTCAAAGATCGTAAACTGATCGAGAACCTTCCGCACCAGATCATCGAAGGAATGATCATCGGCGCCAAAGCGATCGGTTCCAACAAGGGATTCTTTTACATCCGCGGAGAATTTCAAAAAGGCGCGAGAACCATGCAGAAGGCGATCGACGAAGCCTATGCGAAAGGGTATCTCGGGCAGAATATTCTCGGAAGCGGATTCGACTTCGATCTGATTTTATACGAAGGCGCGGGCGCTTATATCTGCGGAGAAGAAACCGCACTCATCAATTCTCTCGAAGGCAGGAGAGGTCATCCAAGATTGAAACCTCCTTTCCCCGCGGTGTCGGGACTTTATCGTTCTCCGACCGTGGTGAATAACGTGGAAACGTTTTCGGCGGTTCCTCATATTCTCGACAAGGGAGCGGATTGGTATTCCAAGATCGGAACCGAAAAATCTCCGGGTACGAGACTCTTCAGCGTTTCGGGTCACGTAAAACGTCCCGGCGTTTACGAAATCGAATTAGGAACTCCTTTATTAGAACTTGTGAATGATCTTTGCGGAGGAATCGTAGACGATAAACCTCTCAAGGCGATCATTCCCGGCGGATCGTCCGTTCCGATTCTCACAGCGGAAGAATGTAAAACCGCGAATATGGATTTCGAATCGATGGCGGCCCACAAAACCATGCTCGGTTCGGGTGCGGTGATCGTTCTTGCCGAAGGCACGGACATTGTGGAGACCACATATCGGTTCGCGAGATTCTACGCTCACGAATCCTGCGGTCAATGTACGCCTTGCCGCGAAGGAACTCATTGGGTTCGCGACATTCTTTATAAAATCCGCGAAGGAGAAGGAACGACCCAAGACATCGACTTGATTCTTTCCTTATCCAGAAACATGGAAGGGGGAACTACGATTTGTCCTCTTTCCGACGCGTGTGTGGGAGCGGTTCGTCCCGCTTTGCAGAAGTTTCGCGCGGAGTTCGATGCAAGATTGAAGGAAAAACCGGAACCCGTTCCCGATCATCCGAAAAGAAGAAAAGAAGATAGAATCGGCGAAACCGCGGGGGGACAAAGAACTCCATGA
- a CDS encoding NADH-quinone oxidoreductase subunit C: MKEEVERFLKEKFSHFLDTQEEVVSNVPVFFLKAEGIVPVLAALKNDPSLNYNFLNDLTAIDWLGKKEPRFEVCYLLRSGSKASSRIQFKVRLEDGESLPSITSVFKGANWPEREVYDLFGISFIGHPSLDRILMPDNFQGHPLRKDFPLEGFGQDYLIEDLLHIHVNEDITKEGGK; encoded by the coding sequence ATGAAAGAAGAAGTAGAACGTTTCCTCAAAGAAAAATTTTCCCATTTTTTGGATACGCAGGAAGAGGTCGTCTCGAACGTTCCCGTTTTCTTTTTGAAAGCGGAAGGAATCGTTCCGGTTCTCGCCGCGTTGAAAAACGATCCATCACTGAATTATAATTTTCTAAACGACTTAACCGCGATCGATTGGCTCGGAAAAAAAGAACCCCGATTCGAAGTTTGTTATCTTCTCCGTTCGGGAAGTAAGGCTTCGAGCAGGATTCAATTTAAGGTTCGGCTCGAAGACGGAGAATCGCTTCCGAGCATCACTTCCGTGTTCAAAGGCGCGAACTGGCCCGAGCGGGAAGTCTACGATCTTTTCGGAATCTCCTTTATCGGTCATCCGAGTTTGGATCGGATTCTCATGCCGGACAACTTTCAAGGACATCCTTTGCGTAAGGATTTTCCCTTGGAAGGATTCGGACAGGATTATCTCATCGAAGACCTTCTTCATATCCACGTGAACGAAGACATCACAAAGGAAGGAGGAAAGTAG
- a CDS encoding NADH-quinone oxidoreductase subunit D yields the protein MMYEKTAEHFGKKFANLPEGHLLVNLGPSHPATHGILQNVIQLDGERIVEAESIIGYVHRCFEKLGERYTYNQFLVCTDRMNYVSTPLNNIGWILAVEKMMQVEVPDRVTYVRMIISELSRIMDHIICTGILGVDLGAFSGMLHLFHHRENIYQVIEKLTGARLTTTFCRIGGLEKDIYPEFEKEVKLICKGLKPAIEEFNSLLLKNKIFLGRTEGIGGISAENAIAYGFSGPNLRAAGVDWDVRKDEPYMLYDKVDFDVPIGEDGSVLHRSLVRMEEMRQSIRIIEQLVDGIPSGAWHADLPHAYLPEKNKVYNNMEELIYHFKIIMHGVKVPPGEHYMSTEAANGELGFYIVSEGEKSPWRVHVRRPCFWYYQSFAELVRGGLLADSVATMSSLNVIAGELDC from the coding sequence ATGATGTATGAAAAAACGGCCGAACATTTCGGAAAGAAGTTCGCCAATCTTCCCGAAGGACATCTTCTCGTAAACCTCGGACCTTCGCATCCCGCTACGCACGGAATTTTACAGAACGTGATCCAGCTCGACGGAGAAAGGATCGTCGAAGCCGAATCCATCATCGGTTACGTTCACCGCTGTTTCGAAAAATTAGGAGAACGTTATACATACAATCAGTTCCTCGTCTGCACGGACCGGATGAACTACGTTTCCACTCCGCTCAACAACATCGGATGGATTCTCGCCGTGGAAAAGATGATGCAGGTGGAAGTCCCCGACCGCGTAACGTATGTGAGAATGATCATCTCGGAACTTTCGAGAATCATGGATCATATCATCTGCACGGGAATTTTGGGAGTGGACCTCGGAGCGTTCTCGGGAATGCTGCACCTCTTTCATCACAGAGAGAACATCTATCAAGTCATCGAAAAACTCACCGGCGCGAGATTGACAACGACGTTCTGCAGAATCGGCGGACTCGAAAAGGATATTTATCCCGAGTTCGAAAAGGAAGTAAAGCTGATCTGCAAGGGATTAAAACCCGCGATCGAAGAATTCAACAGTCTTCTTCTCAAAAATAAAATCTTTCTCGGGCGCACCGAAGGAATCGGCGGAATCTCCGCGGAAAACGCGATCGCCTACGGATTCAGCGGCCCGAATCTCCGCGCCGCCGGAGTGGATTGGGACGTCCGTAAAGACGAACCGTATATGCTGTATGATAAGGTGGACTTCGACGTTCCGATCGGAGAGGACGGTTCCGTTCTTCACAGAAGTTTGGTGAGAATGGAGGAGATGCGTCAGTCGATCCGGATCATCGAACAGCTCGTGGACGGAATTCCGAGCGGAGCTTGGCACGCGGATCTGCCGCACGCCTATCTTCCCGAAAAGAACAAAGTCTACAACAACATGGAAGAATTGATCTATCACTTCAAGATCATCATGCACGGTGTGAAGGTTCCTCCGGGAGAACACTACATGTCCACCGAAGCGGCCAACGGAGAACTCGGATTTTACATCGTGTCCGAAGGGGAAAAGTCTCCCTGGAGAGTTCACGTTAGACGCCCTTGTTTCTGGTATTATCAATCGTTTGCGGAATTGGTCCGCGGAGGACTTCTCGCGGATTCAGTCGCGACGATGAGTTCTTTGAACGTGATCGCGGGGGAGTTGGACTGCTGA
- a CDS encoding NADH-quinone oxidoreductase subunit B — MGLSDLSKAPGQALGDMVQLGSIESVIQWGRSYSLWPYPFATACCGIEYMSTACSDYDIARFGAERPSFSPRQADMILVLGTITYKMAPVLRQIYDQMAEPKFVISVGACASSGGMFNTYGVLQGVDRILPVDVYVPGCPPRPEAILDALLKLQAKLKTQGLEARRQEVMQKIQELNERNKPLVVR; from the coding sequence ATGGGATTGAGTGACTTAAGTAAAGCCCCGGGCCAAGCCCTGGGAGATATGGTTCAACTCGGTAGCATCGAGTCCGTGATCCAATGGGGAAGAAGTTATTCGCTTTGGCCGTATCCGTTCGCGACTGCGTGCTGCGGAATCGAATATATGAGCACCGCTTGTTCCGATTACGATATCGCCCGTTTCGGAGCGGAACGTCCTTCGTTTTCTCCGCGTCAGGCGGATATGATTTTGGTTCTCGGTACGATCACTTACAAGATGGCTCCCGTTCTTCGTCAGATTTACGATCAGATGGCGGAGCCTAAGTTCGTGATCAGCGTCGGGGCCTGCGCTTCTTCCGGAGGAATGTTCAACACCTACGGAGTGCTTCAGGGAGTGGATCGGATTCTTCCCGTGGACGTATATGTTCCGGGCTGTCCTCCTAGACCCGAAGCGATCTTAGACGCTCTCTTGAAATTACAGGCAAAACTGAAAACCCAGGGGCTGGAAGCAAGACGTCAGGAAGTGATGCAGAAAATCCAGGAATTGAACGAAAGAAATAAACCCCTGGTTGTACGATGA
- a CDS encoding NADH-quinone oxidoreductase subunit A, translating to MDSAPEHLGPLLIQFLLGVGFSALILTLAILIGPKKKSKPQDTFECGVQYYGDARGLFNIKFYLVAVLFILFDIEAVFLFPYAVNLIGFKNAGIGLFLVIEMFVFVLTLVVGLYYIWKKGALEWD from the coding sequence ATGGATAGCGCTCCCGAGCACCTTGGCCCACTACTGATTCAATTCTTACTCGGAGTCGGATTCTCCGCTCTGATTCTTACCCTTGCCATACTCATCGGTCCTAAAAAGAAATCCAAACCTCAGGACACGTTCGAATGCGGCGTTCAATACTATGGAGATGCGAGAGGGCTTTTCAACATCAAGTTCTATCTCGTCGCCGTATTGTTCATCCTGTTCGACATCGAAGCGGTGTTTCTGTTTCCGTATGCGGTCAACCTGATCGGATTTAAGAACGCGGGAATCGGACTTTTTCTCGTGATAGAAATGTTTGTGTTTGTCCTCACGTTGGTCGTAGGTTTATACTATATCTGGAAGAAAGGAGCCTTGGAATGGGATTGA
- a CDS encoding MaoC family dehydratase codes for MAKVVLSSFAELEAYTGKEIGVSDYHTVTQEQVNKFADATLDHQWIHTDPDRAAKESPFGGTIAHGYLTLSMAPYLLSQILELKNIKMGINYGMEKLRFLEPVKVGSKLRIRAELIELKDLRGTARMTLKMTFETEGSTKAAAVGEVIYLYQFA; via the coding sequence ATGGCTAAGGTAGTATTGTCCAGTTTTGCCGAATTAGAAGCCTATACCGGAAAGGAAATCGGGGTTTCCGATTATCACACGGTGACTCAGGAGCAGGTGAATAAGTTCGCCGACGCGACCCTGGATCATCAGTGGATTCACACGGACCCGGATAGAGCCGCTAAGGAATCTCCGTTCGGAGGAACGATCGCTCACGGATATCTTACCTTGTCCATGGCACCCTACCTCTTATCTCAAATATTAGAATTAAAGAATATTAAGATGGGGATCAATTACGGGATGGAAAAACTTCGGTTTTTAGAGCCCGTAAAAGTAGGAAGCAAGTTGAGAATTAGAGCGGAGTTGATCGAGCTGAAAGACCTGAGAGGTACGGCGAGAATGACTCTGAAGATGACTTTTGAAACCGAAGGATCCACGAAAGCCGCTGCGGTAGGAGAGGTAATCTATCTATATCAATTTGCCTGA